A single region of the Montipora capricornis isolate CH-2021 chromosome 13, ASM3666992v2, whole genome shotgun sequence genome encodes:
- the LOC138030886 gene encoding uncharacterized protein has protein sequence MSRVHDLGDYTPPLSVKIKIVDTVDRYKLLGNLLSEDLKWTEHVNNVTSSCFGVLAVLRKIKNMTPQETKKSLVQSLVLPKITFNDTVTYPLPMFLQKLRMQRVQNAAAGFVLNRYCSEEDVLKLGWLPTLENTQLNILKLGPRALYNNNWPEYLTLSRHNPSSTLRSSSTPLLQISLLKGTFQDSVANLYNDLPASISSITDYHHFVKESAKILKAKAIMRLA, from the coding sequence ATGTCTAGGGTGCATGACCTGGGCGATTACACCCCTCCCCTGTCCGTAAAGATTAAAATAGTAGATACAGTAGATAGGTATAAATTGCTCGGGAATTTGCTTAGTGAAGACCTTAAGTGGACTGAGCACGTTAATAATGTGACATCATCGTGCTTTGGAGTGCTTGCAGTTCTGAGAAAAATCAAGAACATGACACCTCAGGAAACAAAAAAGTCACTGGTTCAAAGTCTCGTATTACCCAAGATAACTTTTAATGATACGGTTACTTATCCTCTGCCGATGTTTCTCCAGAAACTGAGGATGCAACGCGTACAGAATGCAGCAGCCGGCTTTGTATTGAATCGGTATTGCTCAGAAGAAGATGTTTTAAAACTTGGCTGGCTACCAACACTAGAAAACACTCAACTGAATATCCTAAAACTCGGACCCCGTGCTCTTTACAACAACAACTGGCCTGAATACCTGACACTCTCTAGACATAATCCCAGTAGCACCTTACGATCAAGTAGCACACCACTTCTGCAGATTTCCCTGCTAAAAGGAACATTTCAAGACTCTGTTGCAAACTTGTACAATGATCTACCAGCCAGCATAAGTTCTATTACAGATTACCATCATTTTGTTAAGGAAAGTGCCAAAATTCTAAAAGCTAAGGCTATTATGCGGCTGGCTTAA
- the LOC138030887 gene encoding uncharacterized protein, whose translation MASVPAPAPFVSSKETTNYARLCRLLVDMGTQALRDTFDTIHPPATLHKILLSARPTLHFLKKKVLNPTQWGKLYPTHPSSVSSASFDITLLMVLLRNICSLTPPASTGSWDKLPLPGDNSPEANIARIRFYRNQVYAHASQASVDDVTFNTLWQDISNALLALGSGRTYSSAISRLKTECMDPDVEEHYRKLLKEWKIDDENTKEKLDNLEEMLKELKSVEYSTKDMIGEVQEMLITWKRDTKNKLGEMEGRLGSVLGPVIFNLYAIDMQECLKDASACFQYADDTTVLLHAPPKDLKDCVNRMNNTLQSIESWAAESNLVLNETKTKIMLFTTR comes from the exons ATGGCATCTGTTCCAGCACCAGCTCCATTTGTCTCGTCAAAGGAGACGACCAACTATGCCCGTCTGTGCCGGCTTCTAGTGGATATGGGAACCCAGGCCCTCAGAGACACCTTTGACACAATACACCCTCCAGCTACTCTTCACAAGATTTTGTTATCAGCTCGCCCTACGTTGCACtttctgaaaaagaaagttttgaATCCCACACAATGGGGAAAGCTGTACCCAACTCATCCTTCATCCGTGTCATCAGCCAGCTTTGATATTACACTTTTGATGGTACTGCTGAGAAATATATGCAGTCTCACTCCACCTGCGAGTACTGGAAGCTGGGACAAACTTCCTCTCCCTGGTGATAACAGTCCTGAAGCAAACATAGCGAGGATCAGGTTTTACAGAAACCAAGTTTATGCTCATGCAAGCCAAGCTTCTGTTGATGATGTAACATTCAATACATTATGGCAGGATATAAGTAATGCCCTACTTGCCCTTGGATCTGGAAGAACTTATTCCAGTGCAATCAGCCGCTTGAAGACTGAGTGCATGGATCCTGATGTTGAGGAGCACTATCGAAAGTTGCTGAAGGAGTGGAAGATAGatgatgagaatacaaaggaaaaGCTTGACAATTTAGAAG AAATGCTAAAGGAGTTGAAGTCAGTTGAATACAGCACCAAGGACATGATTGGAGAGGTACAAG AAATGCTCATCACATGGAAGAGGgacacaaaaaacaaactgggAGAGATGGAAGGTAGGCTG GGCTCTGTCTTGGGGCCGGTGATATTTAATCTTTATGCTATTGACATGCAAGAATGTTTAAAGGATGCCTCGGCTTGCTTccagtatgccgatgacacaacgGTGTTACTTCACGCACCCCCAAAAGACCTCAAGGATTGTGTCAACAGAATGAACAACACCCTTCAAAGCATCGAGTCATGGGCTGCTGAGAGCAATTTAGTTCTAAATGAAACCAAGACTAAGATAATGCTCTTCACTACCAGGTAG